The following proteins are co-located in the Phocoena phocoena chromosome 1, mPhoPho1.1, whole genome shotgun sequence genome:
- the CAMK1G gene encoding calcium/calmodulin-dependent protein kinase type 1G, with the protein MGRKEEDDCSSWKKQTTNIRKTFIFMEVLGSGAFSEVFLVKQRVTGKLFALKCIKKSPAFRDSSLENEIAVLKKIKHENIVTLEDIYESTTHYYLVMQLVSGGELFDRILERGVYTEKDASLVIQQVLSAVKYLHENGIVHRDLKPENLLYLTPEENSKIMITDFGLSKMEQNGVMSTACGTPGYVAPEVLAQKPYSKAVDCWSIGVITYILLCGYPPFYEDTESKLFEKIKEGYYEFESPFWDDISESAKDFICHLLEKDPNERYTCEKALRHPWINGNTALHRDIYPSVSLQIQKNFAKSKWRQAFNAAAVVHHMRKLHTNMHSPVVRPDVEHGPPVTQASEASRPSSPEITITEAPTLDQSVALPALTRLPCQYGPRRTAPGGRSLNCLIHGSLRISSSLVPMQQGPLAIGPCGCCSSCLSVGTKGKSSYCSEPTLLKKANRKQNFKSEVMVPVKASGSSHCRAGQTGVCLIM; encoded by the exons ATGGGTCGGAAGGAAGAAGATGACTGCAGttcctggaagaaacagaccaCCAACATCCGGAAAACGTTCATCTTCATGGAAGTGCTGGGATC AGGAGCTTTTTCAGAAGTTTTCCTGGTGAAGCAAAGGGTAACTGGGAAGCTCTTTGCCCTGAAGTGCATCAAAAAGTCGCCTGCCTTCCGCGACAGCAGCCTGGAGAATGAGATCGCTGTGCTGAAAAA GATCAAGCATGAAAACATCGTGACCTTGGAGGACATCTATGAGAGCACCACTCACTACTACCTGGTCATGCAGCT TGTTTCTGGTGGGGAGCTCTTTGACCGGATTCTGGAACGGGGTGTCTACACAGAGAAGGATGCCAGCCTGGTGATCCAGCAGGTGTTGTCAGCAGTGAAATACCTCCACGAGAATGGCATCGTCCACAGAGACTTAAAG CCTGAAAACCTGCTGTACCTCACCCCTGAGGAGAATTCTAAGATCATGATCACAGACTTTGGCCTCTCCAAGATGGAGCAGAATGGTGTCATGTCCACTGCCTGTGGGACCCCAGGCTACGTGG CTCCGGAAGTGTTGGCCCAGAAACCCTACAGCAAGGCTGTGGATTGCTGGTCCATTGGAGTCATCACTTACATATT GCTGTGTGGGTATCCCCCCTTCTATGAAGACACTGAGTCTAAGCTTTTTGAGAAAATCAAGGAGGGCTACTATGAGTTTGAGTCTCCGTTCTGGGATGACATTTCTGAGTCAG CCAAGGATTTTATTTGCCACTTGCTGGAGAAGGACCCGAATGAGCGGTACACCTGTGAGAAGGCCTTGAGGCACCCCTG GATTAACGGAAACACAGCTCTCCACCGGGACATCTACCCGTCAGTCAGCCTCCAGATCCAGAAGAACTTTGCCAAGAGCAAGTGGAGG CAAGCCTTCAACGCAGCAGCCGTGGTACACCACATGAGGAAGCTACACACGAACATGCACAGCCCAGTTGTCCGCCCGGACGTGGAGCACGGGCCTCCCGTCACTCAAGCGTCTGAAGCCTCAAGACCCAGCTCCCCTGAGATCACCATCACCGAGGCACCCACCCTGGACCAGAGTGTGGCCCTCCCTGCCCTGACCCGGCTGCCCTGCCAGTATGGTCCCCGGCGCACCGCCCCTGGGGGCAGGTCCCTCAACTGCCTGATCCACGGCTCCCTCCGCATCAGCAGCAGCCTTGTGCCCATGCAGCAGGGGCCCCTGGCCATCGGGCCCTGCGGTTGCTGCTCCAGCTGCCTGAGCGTCGGGACCAAAGGGAAGTCCTCCTACTGCTCTGAGCCCACGCTCCTCAAAAAGGCCAACAGAAAACA GAACTTCAAATCGGAGGTCATGGTGCCAGTTAAAGCCAGCGGCAGCTCCCACTGCCGGGCGGGGCAGACTGGAGTCTGTCTCATTATGTGA